A genome region from Salinigranum halophilum includes the following:
- a CDS encoding PGF-pre-PGF domain-containing protein, which yields MRPGAAGRTVRVFLVMAVLLSTVAVGVAVQPTRPVSRQVDAKPDIAVLPEALYFTNATGESEAQTFSIRNVGDAPLTVGAVAIVGPDRASFERAFDGALTLGPGDRQNVTVTFDAATARPQFATLHVLSNDPDEPQRNVWLTNTQTDADVSPSRVLERKTLVNATLTDAEANTTQSLNISWPLTRDDVVAVDAVSFTPERTGSVTLSIATNVSRFGDVPAFALGDGTEPAGYVHVDHSIPNEQVSDVTFRIRVRKDRLAGNETGPEDVVLYRHEESGWVELPTQFVEAGATHYFFEARAPGLSDFTTGVNQAKFRITDALVTVTRISTQQGTEVLVRVRNDGGADGTYTVKLFLEERMVDRTELSIAPNGTRQATFERSFDEPGVYQVSVNERFVGNVTVESGDTAPTDASTTGRTDIPPLETTANVSTGPPEASQATSGESAPGLGFGTSAVALLVVALSVAFSRRHR from the coding sequence GACGCGAAACCGGATATCGCGGTCCTCCCCGAGGCGCTCTACTTCACGAACGCGACTGGCGAGTCGGAGGCTCAAACTTTCTCGATACGAAACGTGGGAGACGCCCCACTGACAGTCGGTGCAGTCGCCATCGTCGGACCCGACCGGGCGTCCTTCGAGCGGGCGTTCGACGGCGCGCTGACGCTCGGACCGGGTGACCGACAGAACGTGACTGTAACGTTCGACGCCGCGACGGCGCGTCCGCAGTTCGCGACGCTCCACGTCCTGAGCAACGACCCGGACGAACCGCAACGGAACGTCTGGCTCACGAACACGCAGACGGACGCCGACGTCTCGCCCTCGAGGGTGCTGGAGCGGAAGACACTGGTGAACGCCACGCTCACGGACGCCGAGGCGAACACGACGCAGTCGCTCAATATCTCGTGGCCGTTGACGCGTGACGATGTCGTCGCCGTCGACGCGGTCTCGTTCACGCCTGAACGCACCGGGTCGGTCACTCTCAGCATCGCGACGAACGTCAGTCGGTTCGGCGACGTCCCTGCGTTCGCCCTCGGTGACGGAACAGAGCCCGCAGGATACGTCCACGTCGATCACAGTATTCCGAACGAGCAGGTCAGTGACGTCACGTTCAGAATCCGTGTTCGGAAAGACCGATTGGCCGGGAACGAGACCGGACCAGAAGACGTCGTGCTGTACCGTCACGAGGAGAGCGGGTGGGTCGAACTCCCGACACAGTTCGTCGAAGCGGGTGCGACCCACTACTTCTTCGAGGCGAGGGCACCGGGACTTTCTGACTTCACGACGGGTGTAAACCAGGCGAAGTTCCGTATCACCGACGCGCTCGTGACCGTCACGCGCATCAGCACACAGCAGGGAACCGAGGTCCTGGTCCGCGTGCGGAACGATGGAGGTGCGGATGGCACGTATACGGTGAAACTGTTCCTCGAAGAGAGGATGGTGGACCGCACGGAGCTGTCGATCGCCCCGAACGGCACTCGACAGGCCACCTTCGAGCGCTCCTTCGACGAACCAGGAGTCTATCAGGTGTCCGTCAACGAGCGGTTCGTCGGGAACGTCACGGTCGAGTCCGGAGACACCGCACCGACGGATGCATCAACGACCGGTCGCACGGACATCCCTCCACTCGAGACGACGGCCAACGTGTCGACGGGCCCTCCGGAGGCCAGTCAGGCAACGAGCGGTGAGTCCGCTCCTGGACTCGGATTCGGCACGTCGGCTGTCGCACTGCTCGTCGTGGCCCTGTCCGTCGCGTTCAGCCGTCGTCACCGGTAG